The Cervus canadensis isolate Bull #8, Minnesota chromosome X, ASM1932006v1, whole genome shotgun sequence genome contains a region encoding:
- the STARD8 gene encoding stAR-related lipid transfer protein 8 isoform X1, with protein MPLLDVFWACFRKVKCFPLLQGRKNAEAEAKKACRWLRATGFPKYAQLFEEGLFPVDIGSVKKDHGFLDEDSLGALCRRLMTLNSCASMKLEVHFQCKQNEDSAEEEHCTISNHWTFERESKQWSRVGSSDLSAPPSPGLPVTSGCEGVLTELSATSLPAVTASLPPEPADLPLLGCSSGPSHWPFLSPTRGQEGPQDKTKKHRSQRFLKHLESLRRKEKGGGRQADLEHSSVTSEKVAKASSFRSLHGFLYRAKNRAATSASGSDAETQRAWKKAWPVAMFQHPQRAHWGDCLVHVPRDHKPGTFPRSLSIESLCPEDGHRLADWQPGRHWGYEGRRGSCGSTGSHTSIYDNMPELYPAEPVLAGAEAEEEEEEGGGSYTHLDDILQHVWGLQQRVELWSQAMCPDLEPGDKEEEEEEEAEEEATSTVEIATDGVEGQTSEARTQGEAPALRESLALGHMDVQLGVLAQPQTPAKAEFLAQVEAGTPGFAQDHEEETHSGGEPTSSSSLSVEEGHVSDTVASSSELDSSGNSMNEAEATGSPTGLQTSVPRERRDSGVGASLTRPCRKLRWHSFQNSHRPSLNSESLEINRQFASQIHLLHKGSLLRLTTFMEKYTIPHKQGWVWSVPKFMKRNKTPDYRGQQVFGVPPLIHVQRTGQPLPQSIQQAMRYLRSQCLDQVGIFRKSGVKSRIQNLRQMNETSPDNVCYEGQSAYDVADLLKQYFRDLPEPIFTSKLTTTFLQIYQLLPKDQWLAATQAATLLLPDENREVLQTLLYFLSDIASAEENQMTAGNLAVCLAPSIFHLNVSKKDNPSPRIKSKRSLVGRPGPRDLNENMAATQGLSHMISDCKKLFQVPQDMVLQLCGSYSAAELSPPGPALAELRQARAAGVSLSLYMEESIQELLHNAAERFKGWMSMPGPQHTELACKKAPDGHPLRVWKASTEVAAPPAVVLHRVLRERALWDEDLLRAQVLEALMPGVELYHYVTDSMAPHPCRDFVVLRMWRSDLPRGGCLLVSQSLDPEQPVPESGVRALMLTSQYLMEPCGLGRSRLTHICRADLRGRSPDWYNKVFGHLCAMEVAKIRDSFPTLQTAGPETKL; from the exons AAGCTGAGGCCAAAAAAGCATGCAGGTGGCTCCGAGCAACAGGATTCCCTAAGTATGCTCAGCTTTTTGAAG AAGGTTTGTTTCCCGTGGATATTGGCTCTGTGAAGAAGGACCACGGTTTTCTGGACGAGGACTCTTTGGGGGCCCTGTGCAG GAGGCTGATGACCTTGAACAGTTGTGCCTCGATGAAACTGGAGGTTCATTTTCAATGCAAGCAG AATGAAGACTCAGCGGAGGAAGAGCACTGTACCATCAGCAACCACTGGACCTTTGAGCGAGAAAGTAAGCAGTGGTCTCGCGTGGGTTCCTCTGACTTGTCGGCCCCACCAAGCCCTGGCCTGCCAGTGACCTCTGGCTGTGAGGGCGTCCTCACTGAGCTTAGTGCCACCTCCCTGCCTGCCGTCACTGCGAGCCTACCACCTGAGCCAGCGGATCTGCCCTTGCTAGGCTGTTCTTCCGGCCCAAGTCACTGGCCCTTCCTCAGCCCCACTCGGGGCCAGGAGGGCCCCCAGGACAAAACCAAGAAGCACCGTTCCCAGCGCTTCCTCAAGCACCTTGAGTCTCTGAGACGGAAAGAAAAGGGTGGAGGCCGGCAAGCAGATCTGGAGCACAGCTCAGTCACCTCAGAGAAGGTTGCCAAAGCCTCCTCTTTCCGAAGTCTCCATGGCTTCCTCTATCGGGCCAAGAACCGGGCGGCCACCTCAGCCAGTGGCAGTGACGCTGAGACTCAGAGGGCCTGGAAGAAGGCCTGGCCTGTGGCCATGTTCCAGCATCCTCAGCGGGCACACTGGGGTGATTGCCTGGTGCATGTGCCCAGAGACCACAAACCAGGCACATTCCCTCGCTCCTTGTCCATTgagagcctgtgccctgaggaTGGACACCGCCTGGCAGATTGGCAGCCAGGTAGGCACTGGGGCTATGAAGGGCGCCGGGGCTCCTGTGGCTCCACAGGCAGCCACACCAGCATCTATGACAACATGCCGGAGCTGTATCCAGCTGAGCCTGTACTGGCTGGGGCTGAggctgaagaggaggaggaggaaggtgggggcAGCTACACTCACCTGGATGACATCCTTCAGCATGTGTGGGGGTTGCAGCAGCGGGTAGAGCTCTGGTCTCAGGCCATGTGCCCAGACCTGGAGCCTGGAGataaggaagaagaagaggaggaggaagcagaggaggaGGCCACTTCAACAGTAGAAATAGCCACCGATGGAGTGGAAGGCCAGACCAGTGAGGCTCGGACCCAGGGAGAGGCTCCAGCCCTCAGGGAGTCCCTAGCCCTGGGCCACATGGATGTGCAACTTGGAGTCCTGGCTCAGCCTCAGACCCCCGCCAAGGCTGAGTTCCTGGCACAGGTAGAGGCTGGGACCCCAGGCTTTGCCCAGGATCATGAGGAGGAAACACATTCAGGGGGGGAACCAACCTCTTCCTCCAGCCTGTCTGTGGAAGAAGGACACGTTTCCGACACTGTGGCCTCCTCCAGTGAGCTGGATAGTAGCGGGAACTCCATGAACGAGGCTGAGGCTACAGGGTCCCCGACTGGACTCCAGACATCAGTACCCCGTGAGCGACGCGATTCAGGTGTCGGGGCCTCACTTACCAGACCCTGCAG GAAGCTCCGTTGGCACAGCTTTCAGAACTCTCACCGGCCCAGCCTCAACTCGGAGTCACTGGAGATCAACCGGCAGTTTGCCAGCCAGATACATCTCCTGCACAAGGGCTCACTGCTGCGGCTCACCACTTTCATGGAGAAGTACACCATCCCCCATAAACAGGGCTGGGTCTG GTCAGTCCCCAAGTTCATGAAGAGGAACAAGACACCAGACTACCGGGGCCAGCAGGTATTTGGGGTGCCGCCCCTCATTCACGTGCAGCGCACAGGCCAGCCACTGCCCCAGAGCATTCAGCAAGCCATGCGCTACCTGCGTAGCCAGTGCCTGGACCAG GTGGGCATCTTCCGCAAGTCTGGGGTGAAGTCCAGGATCCAGAACCTGCGTCAAATGAATGAGACCTCCCCTGACAATGTCTGCTATGAGGGCCAGTCGGCCTATGATGTGGCTGACTTACTGAAGCAGTATTTCCGGGACCTGCCCGAGCCCATCTTCACCAGCAAGCTTACTACCACTTTCCTGCAGATCTACCAGC TCCTCCCCAAGGATCAATGGTTGGCAGCCACACAAGCCGCCACCTTGCTGCTCCCTGATGAGAACCGAGAGGTACTACAGACCCTGCTCTATTTCCTAAGTGACATTGCCTCTGCTGAGGAGAACCAGATGACAGCCGGTAACTTGGCAGTGTGCCTGGCACCTTCTATCTTTCATCTCAATGTCTCCAAGAAGGATAACCCCTCACCCAG GATCAAGAGCAAACGCAGCCTAGTTGGCCGGCCAGGCCCTAGGGACTTGAATGAGAACATGGCTGCCACCCAGGGCCTATCACACATGATCAGTGACTGCAAGAAACTTTTCCAG GTGCCCCAAGACATGGTGCTGCAACTGTGTGGCTCCTACAGTGCAGCTGAACTCAGCCCTCCGGGCCCAGCCCTGGCTGAACTGCGGCAGGCCCGGGCTGCTGGTGTAAGCCTGAGCCTCTATATGGAAGAGAGCATCCAGGAGCTGCTGCACAATGCTGCTGAGCGCTTCAAGGGCTGGATGAGCATGCCGGGGCCCCAGCACACAGAGCTGGCTTGCAAGAAG GCACCAGACGGGCACCCGCTGCGTGTGTGGAAGGCATCCACAGAAGTGGCGGCCCCTCCAGCTGTGGTGCTACACCGTGTCCTGCGGGAGAGGGCCCTCTGGGATGAGGATCTTCTGCGGGCCCAGGTGTTGGAAGCCCTGATGCCGGGTGTGGAGCTGTACCACTACGTCACTGACAGCATGGCACCTCATCCCTGCCGCGACTTTGTGGTGCTCCG GATGTGGCGCTCTGACCTGCCCCGTGGGGGTTGCCTCCTCGTGTCTCAGTCCCTGGATCCTGAGCAACCTGTACCGGAGTCGGGGGTGCGGGCTCTGATGCTCACGTCCCAGTACCTCATGGAACCCTGTGGCCTGGGCCGCTCCCGGCTCACCCACATCTGCCGTGCTGACCTCAG GGGCCGTTCTCCTGACTGGTACAACAAAGTCTTCGGACACCTGTGCGCCATGGAGGTGGCAAAGATCCGGGATTCCTTCCCAACCCTGCAGACAGCTGGCCCTGAGACAAAGTTGTGA
- the STARD8 gene encoding stAR-related lipid transfer protein 8 isoform X2 yields MPLLDVFWACFRKVKCFPLLQGRKNAAEAKKACRWLRATGFPKYAQLFEEGLFPVDIGSVKKDHGFLDEDSLGALCRRLMTLNSCASMKLEVHFQCKQNEDSAEEEHCTISNHWTFERESKQWSRVGSSDLSAPPSPGLPVTSGCEGVLTELSATSLPAVTASLPPEPADLPLLGCSSGPSHWPFLSPTRGQEGPQDKTKKHRSQRFLKHLESLRRKEKGGGRQADLEHSSVTSEKVAKASSFRSLHGFLYRAKNRAATSASGSDAETQRAWKKAWPVAMFQHPQRAHWGDCLVHVPRDHKPGTFPRSLSIESLCPEDGHRLADWQPGRHWGYEGRRGSCGSTGSHTSIYDNMPELYPAEPVLAGAEAEEEEEEGGGSYTHLDDILQHVWGLQQRVELWSQAMCPDLEPGDKEEEEEEEAEEEATSTVEIATDGVEGQTSEARTQGEAPALRESLALGHMDVQLGVLAQPQTPAKAEFLAQVEAGTPGFAQDHEEETHSGGEPTSSSSLSVEEGHVSDTVASSSELDSSGNSMNEAEATGSPTGLQTSVPRERRDSGVGASLTRPCRKLRWHSFQNSHRPSLNSESLEINRQFASQIHLLHKGSLLRLTTFMEKYTIPHKQGWVWSVPKFMKRNKTPDYRGQQVFGVPPLIHVQRTGQPLPQSIQQAMRYLRSQCLDQVGIFRKSGVKSRIQNLRQMNETSPDNVCYEGQSAYDVADLLKQYFRDLPEPIFTSKLTTTFLQIYQLLPKDQWLAATQAATLLLPDENREVLQTLLYFLSDIASAEENQMTAGNLAVCLAPSIFHLNVSKKDNPSPRIKSKRSLVGRPGPRDLNENMAATQGLSHMISDCKKLFQVPQDMVLQLCGSYSAAELSPPGPALAELRQARAAGVSLSLYMEESIQELLHNAAERFKGWMSMPGPQHTELACKKAPDGHPLRVWKASTEVAAPPAVVLHRVLRERALWDEDLLRAQVLEALMPGVELYHYVTDSMAPHPCRDFVVLRMWRSDLPRGGCLLVSQSLDPEQPVPESGVRALMLTSQYLMEPCGLGRSRLTHICRADLRGRSPDWYNKVFGHLCAMEVAKIRDSFPTLQTAGPETKL; encoded by the exons CTGAGGCCAAAAAAGCATGCAGGTGGCTCCGAGCAACAGGATTCCCTAAGTATGCTCAGCTTTTTGAAG AAGGTTTGTTTCCCGTGGATATTGGCTCTGTGAAGAAGGACCACGGTTTTCTGGACGAGGACTCTTTGGGGGCCCTGTGCAG GAGGCTGATGACCTTGAACAGTTGTGCCTCGATGAAACTGGAGGTTCATTTTCAATGCAAGCAG AATGAAGACTCAGCGGAGGAAGAGCACTGTACCATCAGCAACCACTGGACCTTTGAGCGAGAAAGTAAGCAGTGGTCTCGCGTGGGTTCCTCTGACTTGTCGGCCCCACCAAGCCCTGGCCTGCCAGTGACCTCTGGCTGTGAGGGCGTCCTCACTGAGCTTAGTGCCACCTCCCTGCCTGCCGTCACTGCGAGCCTACCACCTGAGCCAGCGGATCTGCCCTTGCTAGGCTGTTCTTCCGGCCCAAGTCACTGGCCCTTCCTCAGCCCCACTCGGGGCCAGGAGGGCCCCCAGGACAAAACCAAGAAGCACCGTTCCCAGCGCTTCCTCAAGCACCTTGAGTCTCTGAGACGGAAAGAAAAGGGTGGAGGCCGGCAAGCAGATCTGGAGCACAGCTCAGTCACCTCAGAGAAGGTTGCCAAAGCCTCCTCTTTCCGAAGTCTCCATGGCTTCCTCTATCGGGCCAAGAACCGGGCGGCCACCTCAGCCAGTGGCAGTGACGCTGAGACTCAGAGGGCCTGGAAGAAGGCCTGGCCTGTGGCCATGTTCCAGCATCCTCAGCGGGCACACTGGGGTGATTGCCTGGTGCATGTGCCCAGAGACCACAAACCAGGCACATTCCCTCGCTCCTTGTCCATTgagagcctgtgccctgaggaTGGACACCGCCTGGCAGATTGGCAGCCAGGTAGGCACTGGGGCTATGAAGGGCGCCGGGGCTCCTGTGGCTCCACAGGCAGCCACACCAGCATCTATGACAACATGCCGGAGCTGTATCCAGCTGAGCCTGTACTGGCTGGGGCTGAggctgaagaggaggaggaggaaggtgggggcAGCTACACTCACCTGGATGACATCCTTCAGCATGTGTGGGGGTTGCAGCAGCGGGTAGAGCTCTGGTCTCAGGCCATGTGCCCAGACCTGGAGCCTGGAGataaggaagaagaagaggaggaggaagcagaggaggaGGCCACTTCAACAGTAGAAATAGCCACCGATGGAGTGGAAGGCCAGACCAGTGAGGCTCGGACCCAGGGAGAGGCTCCAGCCCTCAGGGAGTCCCTAGCCCTGGGCCACATGGATGTGCAACTTGGAGTCCTGGCTCAGCCTCAGACCCCCGCCAAGGCTGAGTTCCTGGCACAGGTAGAGGCTGGGACCCCAGGCTTTGCCCAGGATCATGAGGAGGAAACACATTCAGGGGGGGAACCAACCTCTTCCTCCAGCCTGTCTGTGGAAGAAGGACACGTTTCCGACACTGTGGCCTCCTCCAGTGAGCTGGATAGTAGCGGGAACTCCATGAACGAGGCTGAGGCTACAGGGTCCCCGACTGGACTCCAGACATCAGTACCCCGTGAGCGACGCGATTCAGGTGTCGGGGCCTCACTTACCAGACCCTGCAG GAAGCTCCGTTGGCACAGCTTTCAGAACTCTCACCGGCCCAGCCTCAACTCGGAGTCACTGGAGATCAACCGGCAGTTTGCCAGCCAGATACATCTCCTGCACAAGGGCTCACTGCTGCGGCTCACCACTTTCATGGAGAAGTACACCATCCCCCATAAACAGGGCTGGGTCTG GTCAGTCCCCAAGTTCATGAAGAGGAACAAGACACCAGACTACCGGGGCCAGCAGGTATTTGGGGTGCCGCCCCTCATTCACGTGCAGCGCACAGGCCAGCCACTGCCCCAGAGCATTCAGCAAGCCATGCGCTACCTGCGTAGCCAGTGCCTGGACCAG GTGGGCATCTTCCGCAAGTCTGGGGTGAAGTCCAGGATCCAGAACCTGCGTCAAATGAATGAGACCTCCCCTGACAATGTCTGCTATGAGGGCCAGTCGGCCTATGATGTGGCTGACTTACTGAAGCAGTATTTCCGGGACCTGCCCGAGCCCATCTTCACCAGCAAGCTTACTACCACTTTCCTGCAGATCTACCAGC TCCTCCCCAAGGATCAATGGTTGGCAGCCACACAAGCCGCCACCTTGCTGCTCCCTGATGAGAACCGAGAGGTACTACAGACCCTGCTCTATTTCCTAAGTGACATTGCCTCTGCTGAGGAGAACCAGATGACAGCCGGTAACTTGGCAGTGTGCCTGGCACCTTCTATCTTTCATCTCAATGTCTCCAAGAAGGATAACCCCTCACCCAG GATCAAGAGCAAACGCAGCCTAGTTGGCCGGCCAGGCCCTAGGGACTTGAATGAGAACATGGCTGCCACCCAGGGCCTATCACACATGATCAGTGACTGCAAGAAACTTTTCCAG GTGCCCCAAGACATGGTGCTGCAACTGTGTGGCTCCTACAGTGCAGCTGAACTCAGCCCTCCGGGCCCAGCCCTGGCTGAACTGCGGCAGGCCCGGGCTGCTGGTGTAAGCCTGAGCCTCTATATGGAAGAGAGCATCCAGGAGCTGCTGCACAATGCTGCTGAGCGCTTCAAGGGCTGGATGAGCATGCCGGGGCCCCAGCACACAGAGCTGGCTTGCAAGAAG GCACCAGACGGGCACCCGCTGCGTGTGTGGAAGGCATCCACAGAAGTGGCGGCCCCTCCAGCTGTGGTGCTACACCGTGTCCTGCGGGAGAGGGCCCTCTGGGATGAGGATCTTCTGCGGGCCCAGGTGTTGGAAGCCCTGATGCCGGGTGTGGAGCTGTACCACTACGTCACTGACAGCATGGCACCTCATCCCTGCCGCGACTTTGTGGTGCTCCG GATGTGGCGCTCTGACCTGCCCCGTGGGGGTTGCCTCCTCGTGTCTCAGTCCCTGGATCCTGAGCAACCTGTACCGGAGTCGGGGGTGCGGGCTCTGATGCTCACGTCCCAGTACCTCATGGAACCCTGTGGCCTGGGCCGCTCCCGGCTCACCCACATCTGCCGTGCTGACCTCAG GGGCCGTTCTCCTGACTGGTACAACAAAGTCTTCGGACACCTGTGCGCCATGGAGGTGGCAAAGATCCGGGATTCCTTCCCAACCCTGCAGACAGCTGGCCCTGAGACAAAGTTGTGA
- the STARD8 gene encoding stAR-related lipid transfer protein 8 isoform X3 — protein MTLNSCASMKLEVHFQCKQNEDSAEEEHCTISNHWTFERESKQWSRVGSSDLSAPPSPGLPVTSGCEGVLTELSATSLPAVTASLPPEPADLPLLGCSSGPSHWPFLSPTRGQEGPQDKTKKHRSQRFLKHLESLRRKEKGGGRQADLEHSSVTSEKVAKASSFRSLHGFLYRAKNRAATSASGSDAETQRAWKKAWPVAMFQHPQRAHWGDCLVHVPRDHKPGTFPRSLSIESLCPEDGHRLADWQPGRHWGYEGRRGSCGSTGSHTSIYDNMPELYPAEPVLAGAEAEEEEEEGGGSYTHLDDILQHVWGLQQRVELWSQAMCPDLEPGDKEEEEEEEAEEEATSTVEIATDGVEGQTSEARTQGEAPALRESLALGHMDVQLGVLAQPQTPAKAEFLAQVEAGTPGFAQDHEEETHSGGEPTSSSSLSVEEGHVSDTVASSSELDSSGNSMNEAEATGSPTGLQTSVPRERRDSGVGASLTRPCRKLRWHSFQNSHRPSLNSESLEINRQFASQIHLLHKGSLLRLTTFMEKYTIPHKQGWVWSVPKFMKRNKTPDYRGQQVFGVPPLIHVQRTGQPLPQSIQQAMRYLRSQCLDQVGIFRKSGVKSRIQNLRQMNETSPDNVCYEGQSAYDVADLLKQYFRDLPEPIFTSKLTTTFLQIYQLLPKDQWLAATQAATLLLPDENREVLQTLLYFLSDIASAEENQMTAGNLAVCLAPSIFHLNVSKKDNPSPRIKSKRSLVGRPGPRDLNENMAATQGLSHMISDCKKLFQVPQDMVLQLCGSYSAAELSPPGPALAELRQARAAGVSLSLYMEESIQELLHNAAERFKGWMSMPGPQHTELACKKAPDGHPLRVWKASTEVAAPPAVVLHRVLRERALWDEDLLRAQVLEALMPGVELYHYVTDSMAPHPCRDFVVLRMWRSDLPRGGCLLVSQSLDPEQPVPESGVRALMLTSQYLMEPCGLGRSRLTHICRADLRGRSPDWYNKVFGHLCAMEVAKIRDSFPTLQTAGPETKL, from the exons ATGACCTTGAACAGTTGTGCCTCGATGAAACTGGAGGTTCATTTTCAATGCAAGCAG AATGAAGACTCAGCGGAGGAAGAGCACTGTACCATCAGCAACCACTGGACCTTTGAGCGAGAAAGTAAGCAGTGGTCTCGCGTGGGTTCCTCTGACTTGTCGGCCCCACCAAGCCCTGGCCTGCCAGTGACCTCTGGCTGTGAGGGCGTCCTCACTGAGCTTAGTGCCACCTCCCTGCCTGCCGTCACTGCGAGCCTACCACCTGAGCCAGCGGATCTGCCCTTGCTAGGCTGTTCTTCCGGCCCAAGTCACTGGCCCTTCCTCAGCCCCACTCGGGGCCAGGAGGGCCCCCAGGACAAAACCAAGAAGCACCGTTCCCAGCGCTTCCTCAAGCACCTTGAGTCTCTGAGACGGAAAGAAAAGGGTGGAGGCCGGCAAGCAGATCTGGAGCACAGCTCAGTCACCTCAGAGAAGGTTGCCAAAGCCTCCTCTTTCCGAAGTCTCCATGGCTTCCTCTATCGGGCCAAGAACCGGGCGGCCACCTCAGCCAGTGGCAGTGACGCTGAGACTCAGAGGGCCTGGAAGAAGGCCTGGCCTGTGGCCATGTTCCAGCATCCTCAGCGGGCACACTGGGGTGATTGCCTGGTGCATGTGCCCAGAGACCACAAACCAGGCACATTCCCTCGCTCCTTGTCCATTgagagcctgtgccctgaggaTGGACACCGCCTGGCAGATTGGCAGCCAGGTAGGCACTGGGGCTATGAAGGGCGCCGGGGCTCCTGTGGCTCCACAGGCAGCCACACCAGCATCTATGACAACATGCCGGAGCTGTATCCAGCTGAGCCTGTACTGGCTGGGGCTGAggctgaagaggaggaggaggaaggtgggggcAGCTACACTCACCTGGATGACATCCTTCAGCATGTGTGGGGGTTGCAGCAGCGGGTAGAGCTCTGGTCTCAGGCCATGTGCCCAGACCTGGAGCCTGGAGataaggaagaagaagaggaggaggaagcagaggaggaGGCCACTTCAACAGTAGAAATAGCCACCGATGGAGTGGAAGGCCAGACCAGTGAGGCTCGGACCCAGGGAGAGGCTCCAGCCCTCAGGGAGTCCCTAGCCCTGGGCCACATGGATGTGCAACTTGGAGTCCTGGCTCAGCCTCAGACCCCCGCCAAGGCTGAGTTCCTGGCACAGGTAGAGGCTGGGACCCCAGGCTTTGCCCAGGATCATGAGGAGGAAACACATTCAGGGGGGGAACCAACCTCTTCCTCCAGCCTGTCTGTGGAAGAAGGACACGTTTCCGACACTGTGGCCTCCTCCAGTGAGCTGGATAGTAGCGGGAACTCCATGAACGAGGCTGAGGCTACAGGGTCCCCGACTGGACTCCAGACATCAGTACCCCGTGAGCGACGCGATTCAGGTGTCGGGGCCTCACTTACCAGACCCTGCAG GAAGCTCCGTTGGCACAGCTTTCAGAACTCTCACCGGCCCAGCCTCAACTCGGAGTCACTGGAGATCAACCGGCAGTTTGCCAGCCAGATACATCTCCTGCACAAGGGCTCACTGCTGCGGCTCACCACTTTCATGGAGAAGTACACCATCCCCCATAAACAGGGCTGGGTCTG GTCAGTCCCCAAGTTCATGAAGAGGAACAAGACACCAGACTACCGGGGCCAGCAGGTATTTGGGGTGCCGCCCCTCATTCACGTGCAGCGCACAGGCCAGCCACTGCCCCAGAGCATTCAGCAAGCCATGCGCTACCTGCGTAGCCAGTGCCTGGACCAG GTGGGCATCTTCCGCAAGTCTGGGGTGAAGTCCAGGATCCAGAACCTGCGTCAAATGAATGAGACCTCCCCTGACAATGTCTGCTATGAGGGCCAGTCGGCCTATGATGTGGCTGACTTACTGAAGCAGTATTTCCGGGACCTGCCCGAGCCCATCTTCACCAGCAAGCTTACTACCACTTTCCTGCAGATCTACCAGC TCCTCCCCAAGGATCAATGGTTGGCAGCCACACAAGCCGCCACCTTGCTGCTCCCTGATGAGAACCGAGAGGTACTACAGACCCTGCTCTATTTCCTAAGTGACATTGCCTCTGCTGAGGAGAACCAGATGACAGCCGGTAACTTGGCAGTGTGCCTGGCACCTTCTATCTTTCATCTCAATGTCTCCAAGAAGGATAACCCCTCACCCAG GATCAAGAGCAAACGCAGCCTAGTTGGCCGGCCAGGCCCTAGGGACTTGAATGAGAACATGGCTGCCACCCAGGGCCTATCACACATGATCAGTGACTGCAAGAAACTTTTCCAG GTGCCCCAAGACATGGTGCTGCAACTGTGTGGCTCCTACAGTGCAGCTGAACTCAGCCCTCCGGGCCCAGCCCTGGCTGAACTGCGGCAGGCCCGGGCTGCTGGTGTAAGCCTGAGCCTCTATATGGAAGAGAGCATCCAGGAGCTGCTGCACAATGCTGCTGAGCGCTTCAAGGGCTGGATGAGCATGCCGGGGCCCCAGCACACAGAGCTGGCTTGCAAGAAG GCACCAGACGGGCACCCGCTGCGTGTGTGGAAGGCATCCACAGAAGTGGCGGCCCCTCCAGCTGTGGTGCTACACCGTGTCCTGCGGGAGAGGGCCCTCTGGGATGAGGATCTTCTGCGGGCCCAGGTGTTGGAAGCCCTGATGCCGGGTGTGGAGCTGTACCACTACGTCACTGACAGCATGGCACCTCATCCCTGCCGCGACTTTGTGGTGCTCCG GATGTGGCGCTCTGACCTGCCCCGTGGGGGTTGCCTCCTCGTGTCTCAGTCCCTGGATCCTGAGCAACCTGTACCGGAGTCGGGGGTGCGGGCTCTGATGCTCACGTCCCAGTACCTCATGGAACCCTGTGGCCTGGGCCGCTCCCGGCTCACCCACATCTGCCGTGCTGACCTCAG GGGCCGTTCTCCTGACTGGTACAACAAAGTCTTCGGACACCTGTGCGCCATGGAGGTGGCAAAGATCCGGGATTCCTTCCCAACCCTGCAGACAGCTGGCCCTGAGACAAAGTTGTGA